The Methanosarcina acetivorans C2A genome includes the window CCGTCAAGATAGGTGATCTTCCCGGCCATATTATAGGCTTCCACCTTATTCTGCACAGCCATCTTATGTTCCAACGATCTTATGTTTCAACTATCTTATGTTCCTTTCTTCTTTTGATGGATTTGAATCATGAATAAATTTTGTATTCGTTTCTGGTACAACTGCAACCATTTTTTGACCCAGGATTATCAGGTACAGAAGTACAAAAACACTATCTTTTGACATCCTTATCTTAAAAGATAACAATTGTTAGCGCAAAACTGCGTTTTATGTATATTCTTCCCTATTGCAAAAGAGGCTAAAATATTATATAAACAACATTATAAATTTATTAAAATATTGCGGGTTCCCGTTTAGAACTATGAAAAGTAATGAGGAAGAGTGATATTGCAGTATGAAACCCAATAATCGAAGCCTGTCACATTTACTATTCATTTTGTTTACAGTTTGTATGATACTTACATCCTCAGGCTCTGCCGCTCCGGATCCATGCATCTCCGGTCTACCCCTTGATACGAACGAGACCTCCCCGGATGAGTTTTGCTGGGATTCAACCACTTTTGGAGGCCTTTACTATTCTGCAAACAAACACAAGGATCTTGTCGCCTCTGAAGACTGGTGGGGCGAACGTCTCCAGTACACCGAAACCGATGGCCAGTACGAACTCGGGAAAAACAACCCCAGAAATCATGTTATTGGTGAAGATGAGCTTGTGTATTCTACAAGACAGTTCCCCAACAAGTACAAGGTTGTTTCCGAGCTCGGACTTGATGCAAATACAACACCTTCAGAACTTGGCGGTATGGTTTACTACAAGCTTCCCTGGTTTGGCAAACCTTACGTTGCGGTTGAAAACGATGCTACACAGCTTGCTAACCTCGTAATCGACCAGCCCGGAAGTGATAAAAAAATACTTAAAGCCGGGGATGTCTGGGATCTCGGGAAAAACTATTCGCTGACCGTGAACCAGGTTGATGTCGAAGGCAACAAGGTCTGGTTCTCCTTATCTAAAGAAGGAGAAGAACTGGAGTCCGGAATTGTGGATGCGGATGGGACTATTGAAAACCAGCTCTTTACTGCAAAAGCAGACTTTGGAGACGGAAACGACCAGCTATATTTCATCACCTACGTTGACTCTGTTTTTATGAGTGCTACCGATTCTTTTGCTGTCTTCAAGTATACCTGGCTTATTGACAAAAATGACATCCTTATTATTAAAGAAGGGGATGAATACCAGGGTTTTGAAGTAAAAGAGGCTTCTGAATCTGAACTCGTTCTTAAAAATTCCGATTCGATTACCCTGAATCTCGATAAGGATGTAAAGAATTACTTTACCGACTCCTGGTATTTCCAGACTTCGGATGAAGGAAAGGGCAGTACCTCTCCGAACGGGTACGTTATTTATCCTGCAAAAGAACTGAGCAAACCTGGAAATTACACTCTGAGAGGTTTACCTTTTGACACCAATGTAGCTTCCTCCGATGAGTTTTGCTGGGATTCGACCACCTTTGGGGGCCTTTACTATTCTGCAAACAAACACAAGGATTTTGTAAGCTCTGAGAACTGGTGGGGAGAACGTCTCCAGTACATAGAAACCGACGGTCAGTACGAACTCGGAAAAAACAATCCCGGAAACCATGTTATTGGGGAAGGGGAACTTGTGTATTCTACCAGGCAGTTCCCCAACAAATACAAGGTTATTTCCGAGCTTGGTCTTGATGCAAATACAACGCCTTCAGAACTCGGAGGTATGGTTTACTACAAGCTTCCCTGGTTTGCCAAACCTTATGTTGCGGTGGAAAACGATGCTACCCAGCTTGCTAGCCTCGTAATCGACCAGTCCGGAAGTGATAAAAAAATGCTTAAAGCCGGGGATGTCTGGGACTTCGGGAAAGGCTACTCTCTGACCGTAAACCAGGTTGATGTCGAAGGCAACAAGGTATGGTTCTCCTTATATAAAGAAGGAGAAGAACTGGAGTCAGGGATTGTGGATGCGGACGGGACTGTTGAAAATCAGCTCTTTACTGCAAAAGCAGACTTTGGAGACGGAAACGACCAGCTATATTTCATCACCTATGTTGACTCCGTTTTCTTAAGTTCGTATTATTCTTTTGCCGTCTTCAAGTATACCTGGCTTATTGACAAAGATAACATTCTGGTTATTGAAAACGGGGATGAATATCAGGGTTTTGAAGTAAAAGAAGCTTCCGAAGCTGAACTTGTTCTCAAAAATTCCGATTCGATTACCCTGAACCTTGATAAGGATGCGAAGAATTACTTTACGGATTCCTGGTATTTCCAGACCTCAGATGAGGGAAAGGGCAGTACTTCTCTTAACGGGTACGTCATTTATCCTGCAACGGGCGTGGTTATCGAAGCTGAAGATGCTCCCGAATCCGTAGAGAATTCTACAGAAAATCTTAACATGACCCAGGATTCAAACGAATCTGAAATCATCTCCTCCGATTACAGCCCGGATGCTTCCGAAGTAGAGGACTCTGAAAATAAGAATAATTCCCCTGAAGAAGAAACAGGGGAAGAGTCATCTGCAAAACTTCCCGGTTTCGAAATACTTGTCGGAGTTTATGGGATCGCTTTTTGTCGGGTTTTCATAAAAAGGAGAAACTGATAGGTTATCTGAAACGAAAGAATTGCTCCTTTGTTAAAAACAACTATGAACTCTGCAAATTGGCACCCCAGTAATGCCAGGTAAATTTCATACCTGCAAATAAATTCCCCTTATCCCATCAACATACTACAGATTACAGAAAAAATATATTTGAATTGATAAAAAACACGGAGGTTTTAATATAAGAAGATTAAAAACGCAAAAAAATTCCGGGAAAAGTATCTTACTATTATTTATTATGTTAATTGTCAGCACGCTGTCTGCAGGCTGCATGGACAATTCGTCAACTTCCCAGGACATTCAGACGTCGGAAGAAACACCAAGCAGAACCGTTACCGATGCCCTCGGCCGAACTGTCGAGATTCCGGAATCTGTGGATTATGTAATTTGTTCCGGCGTAGGCTCCCTGAGATATCTTACATACCTTGAAGCACAGGATAAGATTATAGGAGTCGAAAGAAGCGAAACAACCAATTCGGCTTCTAATGCCAAGCCGTATTCCCTTGCAAATCCTCAGTTCAGTACTGACTACCCTGTCTTCGGGGAAACCAGAGGGATGGACGACCCTGAAAAGATACTTTCTCTCGATCCGCTGCCCGAAGTCATAATAAAGACATACTCCTCAACAGGCTTTGACCCTGTTGAACTTCAAGAGAAAACAGGCATTCCGGTAGTTGTTGTGAACACGGGGGATTTAGCAGATAATAAAGAAGACCTGTATGAAAGTCTCAGGATAATCGGAGAGGTCGTAGGCAAAGAAGAGCGTGCGGAAGAAGTGATTGCTTTCTTTGACGAAAACATAGCAGACCTCAAAGAGCGCACTGCCGACATACCGGAAGAAGACAAGCCCACATGTTACGTCGGAGGCATTGGACGTGCTGGAGGACCACAGGGTTTCCAGTCCACAGAACCAACATATCCTCCATTCCTTTTCACCAACGCAATAAATGTTGCTTATGGTGACATGGACATCAATGTTGCAGATGTTTCTAAGGAAAAAATCATTGAGTGGGACCCCGAGATCATATTCCTGGATCTGAACACGATCGAATGCGGAGAAGACAGAAGCGGACTTAGCCTCTTACAGAATGACGAATCATATAGACAGCTCCGGGCAGTCCAGTCAGGAAACGTATATGGGGTATTGCCTTTCAACCAGTACGCAACAAATTTCGGTTCAGTGCTTGCAGATTCTTATTTTGCGGGAAAGACCCTTTATCCGGATAAATTTGAGGACGTAGACCTTGAAAACAAAACCATAGAGATATACACATTTCTTGTATGCAAAGGCGATGAAGACCTCGGCAGGGAAGTCTACAACACAATGATTAATGTCTACGGAATCCCGGCATTTACAAAACTGGAAATCTGAGATTTTCGAGAAAACGGTGAAAGGATGAAGCGATTAGAAGGCGAAATTGCATGCCGTTACAAAGAGCATACAGGCAGGAAAAACACATACATCTTTTCAGGGATTGTTCTTTTGTGCATAATGCTTGTGATGTCGATCTCGATTGGAGCTGCTAACATACCTCCACTCGAGGTAGTACGAACACTGATGGGACATAGTGTTTCAGGTAGATGGGACAGCATAGTATGGAATATCCGTCTACCCCAGGTACTTACGGCTATAGTTGCCGGGGCCGGGCTCTCTGTAGCAGGGGTCATAATGCAATCGATACTTCGAAACCCACTAGGGTCGCCTTTTACCCTGGGCATATCCAATGCTGCGGCCTTTGGTGCGGCTTTTTCAGTGATGGTGCTCGGAACAGGAGCTACACACACCCTTGTTGGCGATGCTGTGACAATAAGTAACCCATATGTAACTACTGCCGTTGCATTTGGGTTCTCTCTTCTTGTTACAGCCGTCATCCTGGCATTTTCCAGATTCAGAGGAGTCACACCTGAAGTAATGATCCTTGTGGGAGTGGCCATGAGCTCTCTTTTTACAGCAGGGACTATGTTTTTGCAGTACTTTGCCGATGATACGCAACTTGCTTCCATAGTATTCTGGACCTTTGGAGACGTTTCAAGGGCAAGCTGGAGTGAACTGGCACTGATTACTGTGGTAGTATTGGTATCTATAATATATTTCACATTGAACAGATGGAAATATAATGCCATAGATGCCGGAGACGAAACTGCAAAAGGTCTTGGTGTGAATGTTGACCGGGTGAGGGGGAGGGGAATGATATGCTCATCCCTTGTTACAGCTACCATCGTTGCATTTTTAGGAGTTATCGGCTTCATAGGCCTTATATGCCCTCACATGACACGCCGAATCATAGGTGACGATCATCGATTTCTGATAACAGGGAGTATAGTAATGGGCTCCCTGCTACTGCTATGTGCGGATACCGCAGCAAGAGTAATAATACAGCCATATCAGCTCCCGGTAGCCGTACTGACATCTTTTTTGGGAGCCCCGACGTTTATATACTTAATACTTAAGGAAAGAAGAATATGATCCTGGAAGTAGATGGAGTGGAATTTCAGTACCGGAGTAAAGAAGTACTCAGAGACATAAAATTTCACCTGAATAAGAATGAAATACTGGCCATACTGGGCCCGAACGGGGTAGGAAAAACCACCCTGCTAAAATGCATGAATGCCATCTTAAAACCAAAGAGCGGCACAATACTGATAGAAAATGAAGATGTGCTTAAACTTGAGCAGATAGAAATTGCCCGTCGCCTGGGATATGTTCCGCAGCACTGTGAATGCTCAAGGCTGACATCTTTTGATGCTATTTTGCTTGGCAGAATTCCACACATAAAGTGGGAAATCACCACTGAAGATCTGTTACTGGTAGAAGCCACCATCAAGAGACTGCATCTTGAGGAACTTGCACTGAGGTACATTGACGAACTTAGCGGAGGGGAATTGCAAAAAATAGGAATAGCAAGGGCCATTGCACAGAACCCGAAACTGCTATTGCTGGACGAACCTACAAGCAGTCTTGACCTTAAGAACCAGCTGGAAATACTGGATACTATAAGGGAAGTGGTCAGGAAGGACAATATGTCTGCCATTATGACCATGCATGACCTTAATCTTGCATTCAGGTATGCCGATAAGTTTCTCTTCCTCAAGAACGGCACAATCTTTGCAGCGGGAGGCATAGGGGATATCACTCCGGAAATCATAAGGGAAGTATACGGAGTGCCGGTGGCGATTCAGAACTACATGGACATAGCTGTGGTGATTCCTACCCCGTGAAAACCGGGAAAATTCCGGAAAAAGAAGCATTTGCGGAGTTGCAGGAACCAAGCAGGATATAAGCAAAAAAATGTTATTGAAGAGAAACCCCGGTAGTACGGTGAGATGTACTCATTTCCGGCAATGAATACGTGTTCGGATAGCAGCACTAGGTATAAATTCAGGGATACATCGGAGTTGACGAGCCGCCTGGGCTCCTCTGAGATTAAAGTTTTCAACTCTTCAGTAGAAGGTGCCGGAAAAATAAATGATATAAGATCGTGAATTTTTCTCGCAAATAATTCTATATACAATTAAGCAGATATGAGAAAATATGAAAGGATTTTCAATTAATATCGAAGAAGCGACTCTGGAAAACAACAATTTCCGCAAGGTACTGTACACCTCAAAGCACAGCCAGCTGGTCCTTATGAGCCTCAGGCCCATGGAAGAAATCGGAATGGAAGTACACGAAGAAAACGACCAGTTTTTCCGTTTCGAAGCAGGCCAGGGCAAGTGCATAATTGACGGCAACGAATATGTGGTCAGTGACGGATTTGCAATTGTCGTGCCCGCAGGCTCCCAGCACAATGTTATCAACACTTCGGCAACCGAAGAGCTGAAACTCTACACAATCTATTCCCCGGCACACCACAAGGACGGAATCGTACGCGCCACGAAAGAAGAAGCCGAAGCAAATGAAGCGGAATTCGACGGCGTGACCACGGAATAAGATTTATAAATAGAATTTGTTAAGCGCTGAAAGATGCAGATAAAAATGCTTATTTTTCAGGCGTTTTTACTTTTTTATCATTTAATTGTATAGTTTTTTATCTTCCAATTTTTTATCGTCTAATTTTTTAATTGGAAGTAAAGAGTTGAAATTTGCCCTCAAGCGATGCAGGCTCACTTGAGTTGAGATATAGAGAAGTAGACATAATGAGAATCTAATTTTAACATATAGTTATTTTAATAAACTCCATTACTATAGAGAAATAATAGTCTAATAAATATATATCGAATATTTACATAGTCTCACAATATGTCTGATTATGCAATTTAAGGAGATTTGCTCTATGGTTACAAAAGATCTTACTAAAATAGGCGTGTTATCACTTGGAAAGGTTTTCGGAGCTATTTACGCAATAACGGGCCTTATATTTAGCGCATACTGACTCTCATGTCCCTGAGAATGGGTTCCGTGATGGGAAACTAGGGAGCATTCGCAGGTCTGCTGTTCGGGGCAGGATCTATCATAGTATTACCCATATTCTATGGAATTATGGGTTTCATTGTCGGCATAATAACTGCATTTGTATATAATGTAGCAACCGGATTCATTGGTGGCCTTGAAATCGAAGTAGAATAAAATGATAAAATTACAAACCCTGTTTTAGTGGACCTTGATCGCAAATAACTGAATCCTGGAAAACTGCAGAATAACCAAACCTTAGACCGATATTTACTCTGGTGTTTACCGGTTCAAAAAAGTCCTTCGATTGAGAGTGCTTATTCCGAAGTAAAAGAGAGGTTTAGCGGGAATAAAGAATCCATGAAGGAACTGATAAAAAAAATCCTTGTTTTTCAAGTGAGTCCAAGCCGGACTAAAAGATAAGAGAAATCAGTCCTTCTCAATATCCTGAATGTCCCGGAAAATATAATGAAAGGAGTTCCGGGGATTATTATACTTTGAGACCTCCTGTAATCTCTTTATTTCTTTCCGGGAGCATAAGATTTAAAATAATTTAAACAGTATTTTCACTGTCGTTGCTGACGATGAACACCCCATTGTCAAGAATTCCGCCTGGGACGTTTATTATTCCGTCCTCTATCCATATCCTACCGTTATCGGAAATTAAACAGCCTTCTTCTTTTTGAAATATCGAAGAATGTTTATAATAGTCTAATTTCAGAGTATCCGGGGTTTCTTCGTAAAGGCCGCATTCCTTGAATTTTTTGTTTATATAAACGTCGAAAGTACCGTCATCATGGAGGATGAAATGGGTTGTTTTGTTGCTGTATTTTCTGGGCATACTGGATCACACATTTTAGTATATTAAATAGTTACATGATTTATATTTCCGGTTTCATGCATAGGGTTTCGTTCTACTTAATGCATAGGGTTTCGTTTTGATGTCGTTCTATTTCGGGTGAAATAGTACTTTCTATTTTTATAATCCTTATCGCATTTAAAATAGCTACAGGCCAAAAATAGTAAGTTTCAATTCTATAAGCTTCGTTTCTCCCACATAGAAAAATAAGAAGTTCGAAATGATATTACAATCTTCATTTTACGGACCTTTTACTTTAGTGGCCCTTCCCTGCTATTCCTCGGCCCGGCCTGAACGGAAGAAGTTCCCTTCAGGAATCCTGTACGGGCAGGAGCAGGCTCCCAGCACAACGTCATCAACACTTCGGCAACCGAAGAGCTGAAACTCTACACAATCTATTCCCCGGCACACCACAAGGACGGAATCGTGCGACGAGAAGTTATGCCATGGATTGCGGTACAATCCGCCTTTCTATCCATTCAGAATGTCTCTACTCTGATGTGCATCTCTGG containing:
- a CDS encoding S-layer protein domain-containing protein; the encoded protein is MILTSSGSAAPDPCISGLPLDTNETSPDEFCWDSTTFGGLYYSANKHKDLVASEDWWGERLQYTETDGQYELGKNNPRNHVIGEDELVYSTRQFPNKYKVVSELGLDANTTPSELGGMVYYKLPWFGKPYVAVENDATQLANLVIDQPGSDKKILKAGDVWDLGKNYSLTVNQVDVEGNKVWFSLSKEGEELESGIVDADGTIENQLFTAKADFGDGNDQLYFITYVDSVFMSATDSFAVFKYTWLIDKNDILIIKEGDEYQGFEVKEASESELVLKNSDSITLNLDKDVKNYFTDSWYFQTSDEGKGSTSPNGYVIYPAKELSKPGNYTLRGLPFDTNVASSDEFCWDSTTFGGLYYSANKHKDFVSSENWWGERLQYIETDGQYELGKNNPGNHVIGEGELVYSTRQFPNKYKVISELGLDANTTPSELGGMVYYKLPWFAKPYVAVENDATQLASLVIDQSGSDKKMLKAGDVWDFGKGYSLTVNQVDVEGNKVWFSLYKEGEELESGIVDADGTVENQLFTAKADFGDGNDQLYFITYVDSVFLSSYYSFAVFKYTWLIDKDNILVIENGDEYQGFEVKEASEAELVLKNSDSITLNLDKDAKNYFTDSWYFQTSDEGKGSTSLNGYVIYPATGVVIEAEDAPESVENSTENLNMTQDSNESEIISSDYSPDASEVEDSENKNNSPEEETGEESSAKLPGFEILVGVYGIAFCRVFIKRRN
- a CDS encoding iron ABC transporter substrate-binding protein, whose product is MLIVSTLSAGCMDNSSTSQDIQTSEETPSRTVTDALGRTVEIPESVDYVICSGVGSLRYLTYLEAQDKIIGVERSETTNSASNAKPYSLANPQFSTDYPVFGETRGMDDPEKILSLDPLPEVIIKTYSSTGFDPVELQEKTGIPVVVVNTGDLADNKEDLYESLRIIGEVVGKEERAEEVIAFFDENIADLKERTADIPEEDKPTCYVGGIGRAGGPQGFQSTEPTYPPFLFTNAINVAYGDMDINVADVSKEKIIEWDPEIIFLDLNTIECGEDRSGLSLLQNDESYRQLRAVQSGNVYGVLPFNQYATNFGSVLADSYFAGKTLYPDKFEDVDLENKTIEIYTFLVCKGDEDLGREVYNTMINVYGIPAFTKLEI
- a CDS encoding FecCD family ABC transporter permease; the encoded protein is MKRLEGEIACRYKEHTGRKNTYIFSGIVLLCIMLVMSISIGAANIPPLEVVRTLMGHSVSGRWDSIVWNIRLPQVLTAIVAGAGLSVAGVIMQSILRNPLGSPFTLGISNAAAFGAAFSVMVLGTGATHTLVGDAVTISNPYVTTAVAFGFSLLVTAVILAFSRFRGVTPEVMILVGVAMSSLFTAGTMFLQYFADDTQLASIVFWTFGDVSRASWSELALITVVVLVSIIYFTLNRWKYNAIDAGDETAKGLGVNVDRVRGRGMICSSLVTATIVAFLGVIGFIGLICPHMTRRIIGDDHRFLITGSIVMGSLLLLCADTAARVIIQPYQLPVAVLTSFLGAPTFIYLILKERRI
- a CDS encoding ABC transporter ATP-binding protein, which produces MILEVDGVEFQYRSKEVLRDIKFHLNKNEILAILGPNGVGKTTLLKCMNAILKPKSGTILIENEDVLKLEQIEIARRLGYVPQHCECSRLTSFDAILLGRIPHIKWEITTEDLLLVEATIKRLHLEELALRYIDELSGGELQKIGIARAIAQNPKLLLLDEPTSSLDLKNQLEILDTIREVVRKDNMSAIMTMHDLNLAFRYADKFLFLKNGTIFAAGGIGDITPEIIREVYGVPVAIQNYMDIAVVIPTP
- a CDS encoding cupin domain-containing protein, whose translation is MKGFSINIEEATLENNNFRKVLYTSKHSQLVLMSLRPMEEIGMEVHEENDQFFRFEAGQGKCIIDGNEYVVSDGFAIVVPAGSQHNVINTSATEELKLYTIYSPAHHKDGIVRATKEEAEANEAEFDGVTTE